TCCGGTTACAACGACATGCTCGCGGAGACCTGCCGCCTCCTGGAGGAGCAGGGCGTGGCCGTCCGCTCGGAAGGCGCCCTGTGCGTCTTCTTCGACGACATCAAGGGCCCGGACGGCAACCCGGTCCCCCTGATCGTGCAGAAGTCGGACGGCGGCTACGGCTACGCGGCCACCGACCTGTCCGCCATCCGGGACCGCGTCTTCAACCTCAAGGCGAACTCCCTCCTGTACGTGGTCGACGCCCGCCAGTCCCTGCACTTCAAGATGGTCTTCGAGACGGCGCGCAGGGCGGGCTGGCTGAACGACGAGGACGTCAAGGCGTTCCAGCTCGCGTTCGGCACGGTCCTCGGCAAGGACGGCAAGCCGTTCAAGACCCGTGAGGGCGAGACGGTCCGCCTGGTCGACCTGCTCGACGAGGCGATCGACCGTGCCACCACGGTGGTGCGGGAGAAGGCCGAGAAGGTGGGCCTGACCGAGGAGGAGATCGTCGAGAACGGCCGGTACGTCGGTGTCGGCGCGGTCAAGTACGCCGACCTGTCGACCTCGGCCGTCCGGGACTACAAGTTCGACCTGGACCAGATGGTCTCGCTGAACGGCGACACGTCCGTCTACCTCCAGTACGCGTACGCCCGTATCCAGTCGATCCTCCGCAAGGCGGGCGAGGCCCGCCCGACCGCCCACCCGGAGCTCGGACTGGCCCCGGCCGAGCGCGCGTTGGGCCTGCACCTGGACCAGTTCGGCGAGACCGTGGCCGAGGTCGCGGAGTCGTACGAGCCGCACAAGCTGGCCGCCTACCTCTTCAAGCTGGCGACCCTGCTGACCGCGTTCTACGACCAGTGCCCGGTCCTGAAGGCCGACACCCCCACCCAGACGGAGAACCGTCTGTTCCTGGTCGACCTGACGGCCCGCACCCTGCACCGGGGCATGGCCCTGCTGGGCATCAGGACGCCCGACAAGCTCTGACCCAGGACAAGGAGAGGGGGCGGCCGTCGCGACGGCCGCCCCTTTTCCTGGGCCGGGGCGCGCGCGGCTCAGGCGTTCGAGAGGCGGGCGCCGAACTTCTGGCCGGCGAAGCTGGTGATGGCCTGCTTCTTCACCCTGACCCGTCCCGTCCCGTCCCGATCCGATCGAACCCGATCCGATTCGATTCGATCCGATCGCCAGGCTGTCGGCCGACCCGACCGGCACGCCTGCGGGCTCGCACTCCCACCCGGGGCTGCCGTGCGAGCCGGGCGACGGATCAGGCCACGGCACGCGCGGGCGGCACGCGCACGCCCCCCGCCCGCCCCGGCGACCGGGCCCACCCCACCTCGGCCCGCCGCACAACCGCCCGCCGCTCTCCCCGAACCGACGCCACCGGTCGGGCCGCTGTC
The DNA window shown above is from Streptomyces akebiae and carries:
- the argS gene encoding arginine--tRNA ligase produces the protein MAPVTSLTASVNARLVDALASTLPEADGVDPLLRRSDRADYQANGILALAKKAKANPRELATQVVSRVESGELIEEIEVSGPGFLNITLTDQAITTNLAQRYADADARLGVPLTEHPGTTVIDYAQPNVAKEMHVGHLRSAVIGDAVVQILEFTGENVIRRHHIGDWGTQFGMLIQYLDEHPHELDHKDAAGDLQASGEAAMSNLDRLYKTARKLFDSDEEFKTRARRRVVDLQAGDPHTLATWQKFVDESKIYFFSVFEKLDMEIRDPDIVGESGYNDMLAETCRLLEEQGVAVRSEGALCVFFDDIKGPDGNPVPLIVQKSDGGYGYAATDLSAIRDRVFNLKANSLLYVVDARQSLHFKMVFETARRAGWLNDEDVKAFQLAFGTVLGKDGKPFKTREGETVRLVDLLDEAIDRATTVVREKAEKVGLTEEEIVENGRYVGVGAVKYADLSTSAVRDYKFDLDQMVSLNGDTSVYLQYAYARIQSILRKAGEARPTAHPELGLAPAERALGLHLDQFGETVAEVAESYEPHKLAAYLFKLATLLTAFYDQCPVLKADTPTQTENRLFLVDLTARTLHRGMALLGIRTPDKL